The following coding sequences lie in one Salmo salar chromosome ssa13, Ssal_v3.1, whole genome shotgun sequence genomic window:
- the LOC106567841 gene encoding UDP-glucuronosyltransferase isoform X1 produces the protein MSWGENVPVLGLRTGLKMGQKMGQCLGQGLLALLYCLALCPGTVQGDKVLVMPVDGSHWLSMKLLVKELSARGHEMVVLVPETSILIQGSDYYRTETFRVPYSKAQLDESVNKLKDGVFLKMPEVMDIFVNVQRLVDFTSMQVKGCEGLLYDEPLMQHLRGEGFQLMLTDPFLPCGSIIADSFNIPAVYFLRGIPCGLDDRAAQCPTPPSYVPRFHSGNTDDMDFLGRLKNMMMYSLESYLCTLMFARFDKLTSRYLEKDITYRELLGDGAIWLLRYDYSFEYPKPRMPNMVNIGGINCGKRAPLPPDLQEFVDESGEDGFVVFTLGSLVSQMPEERAKQFFDAFSRIPQRVVWRYTGVVPENAPANVRVMKWLPQNDLLGHPKVKAFITHGGTHGIYEGICNGVPMVMLPLFGDQDDNVHRMAVRGVGEVLSVFDVTSDKLVEALNKVINDKSYKEKMLKLSTVHKDRPIEPLDLAVFWTEFVMRHGGANHLRPAAHDLNWIQYHSLDVFALLLTIVLTVVMVTVKCCKVCFRKCCGMIWTMKMKSE, from the exons ATGAGTTGGGGGGAGAATGTTCCTGTGCTGGGGCTGAGGACGGGGCTGAAGATGGGGCAGAAGATGGGGCAGTGTCTGGGACAGGGTCTGCTGGCCCTGCTGTACTGCCTGGCCCTGTGTCCGGGGACCGTCCAGGGGGACAAGGTCTTGGTGATGCCTGTAGATGGGAGCCACTGGCTGAGCATGAAGCTGCTGGTGAAGGAGCTGTCGGCCAGGGGACATGAGATGGTGGTGCTGGTCCCTGAGACATCCATCCTCATCCAGGGCTCTGACTACTACAGGACTGAGACTTTTAGGGTCCCTTACAGCAAGGCCCAGCTGGACGAGAGCGTCAACAAACTGAAGGACGGTGTGTTTCTCAAGATGCCGGAGGTAATGGATATATTTGTGAACGTGCAGCGTCTGGTTGACTTCACCAGCATGCAGGTGAAAGGCTGTGAGGGTCTGCTGTATGATGAACCCCTGATGCAGCACCTCAGAGGAGAAGGGTTCCAGCTGATGTTGACGGATCCCTTCCTACCCTGTGGATCCATCATTGCTGACTCCTTTAACATCCCAGCAGTGTACTTCCTGAGGGGGATCCCCTGTGGGCTGGATGACAGGGCTGCCCAGTGCCCCACTCCCCCCTCCTATGTACCACGCTTCCACTCAGGCAACACTGACGACATGGACTTCCTAGGGAGGTTGAAGAACATGATGATGTACAGTCTGGAGAGCTACCTGTGTACATTAATGTTTGCCAGGTTTGACAAGCTGACCAGTAGGTATCTGGAGAAGGACATAACATACAGGGAGCTGCTGGGTGACGGTGCTATCTGGCTGCTGAGGTATGACTACTCCTTTGAATATCCCAAACCCAGGATGCCCAACATGGTCAACATAGGAGGCATCAACTGTGGTAAAAGAGCTCCACTGCCACCG GACCTGCAGGAGTTTGTGGATGAGTCAGGAGAGGATGGCTTCGTGGTCTTCACCCTGGGCTCTTTGGTCTCCCAGATGCCAGAGGAGAGAGCCAAGCAGTTCTTTGATGCCTTCAGCAGGATCCCTCAGAGG GTTGTGTGGAGGTACACAGGGGTGGTGCCTGAAAATGCTCCAGCCAACGTCAGAGTGATGAAGTGGCTTCCTCAGAATGATTTGCTGG GCCACCCCAAGGTCAAGGCCTTCATCACCCACGGAGGAACCCACGGTATTTACGAGGGGATCTGTAATGGCGTTCCCATGGTGATGCTGCCATTGTTTGGTGACCAGGATGACAACGTACACCGCATGGCAGTGAGGGGAGTAGGGGAGGTGCTCAGTGTGTTCGACGTCACCTCAGACAAACTGGTGGAAGCCCTCAACAAGGTCATCAATGACAAGAG TTACAAGGAGAAGATGCTAAAGCTGTCAACGGTGCATAAGGACCGTCCCATTGAGCCGCTGGACCTAGCCGTGTTCTGGACAGAGTTCGTGATGCGCCACGGAGGAGCCAACCACCTGAGACCCGCTGCTCACGACCTGAACTGGATCCAGTACCACAGTCTGGACGTGTTCGCTCTGCTACTTACTATAGTTCTCACTGTTGTCATGGTCACCGTTAAATGCTGCAAAGTCTGCTTCCGCAAGTGCTGTGGAATGATTTGGACAATGAAGATGAAGAGTGAGTGA
- the LOC106567841 gene encoding UDP-glucuronosyltransferase isoform X3, with the protein MAGGGVWLRGAAAGLVLSLCLVVSCRAGKLLVIPADGSHWTGMKPLVEELGRRGNQVVVVIPEVSGSLGPSEHTITLTYPVPYTRTQLQTIQRANLDTIMASDTSNDISRMWSYYQTLTVLRNYTRNNCDSLLSNQDMMQTLREQAFDAILTDPFEPLGVIVGALLSLPAIYIQNGLPCGTDLEASQCPSPPSYTPGRFTHFTDHMTLRQRSVNFLWALLRPLACRYLYLCTLMFARFDKLTSRYLEKDITYRELLGDGAIWLLRYDYSFEYPKPRMPNMVNIGGINCGKRAPLPPDLQEFVDESGEDGFVVFTLGSLVSQMPEERAKQFFDAFSRIPQRVVWRYTGVVPENAPANVRVMKWLPQNDLLGHPKVKAFITHGGTHGIYEGICNGVPMVMLPLFGDQDDNVHRMAVRGVGEVLSVFDVTSDKLVEALNKVINDKSYKEKMLKLSTVHKDRPIEPLDLAVFWTEFVMRHGGANHLRPAAHDLNWIQYHSLDVFALLLTIVLTVVMVTVKCCKVCFRKCCGMIWTMKMKSE; encoded by the exons ATGGCTGGAGGAGGGGTATGGCTGAGGGGAGCAGCAGCAGGCctggtcctctctctgtgtctggtggtgtcCTGCCGGGCCGGTAAACTCCTGGTGATCCCAGCCGACGGCAGCCATTGGACGGGCATGAAACCATTGGTGGAGGAGCTGGGTCGCCGCGGAaaccaggtggtggtggtgattccAGAGGTAAGTGGCTCTCTGGGTCCATCGGAACACACCATCACACTGACCTACCCCGTGCCCTACACCCGGACCCAGCTCCAGACCATTCAGAGGGCCAACCTGGACACCATCATGGCCTCCGACACCTCCAACGACATCAGCAGGATGTGGAGCTACTACCAGACCCTGACGGTTCTCAGGAACTACACCCGTAACAATTGTGACAGCCTGCTATCCAACCAGGACATGATGCAGACTCTGAGGGAGCAGGCGTTTGATGCCATACTGACTGACCCCTTTGAGCCATTGGGTGTGATTGTAGGAGCactcctctccctgcctgccaTCTACATTCAGAATGGCCTGCCTTGTGGAACGGACCTTGAGGCCTCCCAGTGCCCCAGCCCCCCCTCCTACACCCCTGGACGCTTTACTCACTTCACTGATCACATGACCCTGAGGCAGAGGAGCGTCAACTTTCTTTGGGCATTGCTCCGCCCCCTGGCTTGCAGGTACCT CTACCTGTGTACATTAATGTTTGCCAGGTTTGACAAGCTGACCAGTAGGTATCTGGAGAAGGACATAACATACAGGGAGCTGCTGGGTGACGGTGCTATCTGGCTGCTGAGGTATGACTACTCCTTTGAATATCCCAAACCCAGGATGCCCAACATGGTCAACATAGGAGGCATCAACTGTGGTAAAAGAGCTCCACTGCCACCG GACCTGCAGGAGTTTGTGGATGAGTCAGGAGAGGATGGCTTCGTGGTCTTCACCCTGGGCTCTTTGGTCTCCCAGATGCCAGAGGAGAGAGCCAAGCAGTTCTTTGATGCCTTCAGCAGGATCCCTCAGAGG GTTGTGTGGAGGTACACAGGGGTGGTGCCTGAAAATGCTCCAGCCAACGTCAGAGTGATGAAGTGGCTTCCTCAGAATGATTTGCTGG GCCACCCCAAGGTCAAGGCCTTCATCACCCACGGAGGAACCCACGGTATTTACGAGGGGATCTGTAATGGCGTTCCCATGGTGATGCTGCCATTGTTTGGTGACCAGGATGACAACGTACACCGCATGGCAGTGAGGGGAGTAGGGGAGGTGCTCAGTGTGTTCGACGTCACCTCAGACAAACTGGTGGAAGCCCTCAACAAGGTCATCAATGACAAGAG TTACAAGGAGAAGATGCTAAAGCTGTCAACGGTGCATAAGGACCGTCCCATTGAGCCGCTGGACCTAGCCGTGTTCTGGACAGAGTTCGTGATGCGCCACGGAGGAGCCAACCACCTGAGACCCGCTGCTCACGACCTGAACTGGATCCAGTACCACAGTCTGGACGTGTTCGCTCTGCTACTTACTATAGTTCTCACTGTTGTCATGGTCACCGTTAAATGCTGCAAAGTCTGCTTCCGCAAGTGCTGTGGAATGATTTGGACAATGAAGATGAAGAGTGAGTGA
- the LOC106567841 gene encoding UDP-glucuronosyltransferase isoform X4 has protein sequence MAGGGVWLRGAAAGLVLSLCLVVSCRAGKLLVIPADGSHWTGMKPLVEELGRRGNQVVVVIPEVSGSLGPSEHTITLTYPVPYTRTQLQTIQRANLDTIMASDTSNDISRMWSYYQTLTVLRNYTRNNCDSLLSNQDMMQTLREQAFDLMLTDPFLPCGSIIADSFNIPAVYFLRGIPCGLDDRAAQCPTPPSYVPRFHSGNTDDMDFLGRLKNMMMYSLESYLCTLMFARFDKLTSRYLEKDITYRELLGDGAIWLLRYDYSFEYPKPRMPNMVNIGGINCGKRAPLPPDLQEFVDESGEDGFVVFTLGSLVSQMPEERAKQFFDAFSRIPQRVVWRYTGVVPENAPANVRVMKWLPQNDLLGHPKVKAFITHGGTHGIYEGICNGVPMVMLPLFGDQDDNVHRMAVRGVGEVLSVFDVTSDKLVEALNKVINDKSYKEKMLKLSTVHKDRPIEPLDLAVFWTEFVMRHGGANHLRPAAHDLNWIQYHSLDVFALLLTIVLTVVMVTVKCCKVCFRKCCGMIWTMKMKSE, from the exons ATGGCTGGAGGAGGGGTATGGCTGAGGGGAGCAGCAGCAGGCctggtcctctctctgtgtctggtggtgtcCTGCCGGGCCGGTAAACTCCTGGTGATCCCAGCCGACGGCAGCCATTGGACGGGCATGAAACCATTGGTGGAGGAGCTGGGTCGCCGCGGAaaccaggtggtggtggtgattccAGAGGTAAGTGGCTCTCTGGGTCCATCGGAACACACCATCACACTGACCTACCCCGTGCCCTACACCCGGACCCAGCTCCAGACCATTCAGAGGGCCAACCTGGACACCATCATGGCCTCCGACACCTCCAACGACATCAGCAGGATGTGGAGCTACTACCAGACCCTGACGGTTCTCAGGAACTACACCCGTAACAATTGTGACAGCCTGCTATCCAACCAGGACATGATGCAGACTCTGAGGGAGCAGGCGTTTGAT CTGATGTTGACGGATCCCTTCCTACCCTGTGGATCCATCATTGCTGACTCCTTTAACATCCCAGCAGTGTACTTCCTGAGGGGGATCCCCTGTGGGCTGGATGACAGGGCTGCCCAGTGCCCCACTCCCCCCTCCTATGTACCACGCTTCCACTCAGGCAACACTGACGACATGGACTTCCTAGGGAGGTTGAAGAACATGATGATGTACAGTCTGGAGAGCTACCTGTGTACATTAATGTTTGCCAGGTTTGACAAGCTGACCAGTAGGTATCTGGAGAAGGACATAACATACAGGGAGCTGCTGGGTGACGGTGCTATCTGGCTGCTGAGGTATGACTACTCCTTTGAATATCCCAAACCCAGGATGCCCAACATGGTCAACATAGGAGGCATCAACTGTGGTAAAAGAGCTCCACTGCCACCG GACCTGCAGGAGTTTGTGGATGAGTCAGGAGAGGATGGCTTCGTGGTCTTCACCCTGGGCTCTTTGGTCTCCCAGATGCCAGAGGAGAGAGCCAAGCAGTTCTTTGATGCCTTCAGCAGGATCCCTCAGAGG GTTGTGTGGAGGTACACAGGGGTGGTGCCTGAAAATGCTCCAGCCAACGTCAGAGTGATGAAGTGGCTTCCTCAGAATGATTTGCTGG GCCACCCCAAGGTCAAGGCCTTCATCACCCACGGAGGAACCCACGGTATTTACGAGGGGATCTGTAATGGCGTTCCCATGGTGATGCTGCCATTGTTTGGTGACCAGGATGACAACGTACACCGCATGGCAGTGAGGGGAGTAGGGGAGGTGCTCAGTGTGTTCGACGTCACCTCAGACAAACTGGTGGAAGCCCTCAACAAGGTCATCAATGACAAGAG TTACAAGGAGAAGATGCTAAAGCTGTCAACGGTGCATAAGGACCGTCCCATTGAGCCGCTGGACCTAGCCGTGTTCTGGACAGAGTTCGTGATGCGCCACGGAGGAGCCAACCACCTGAGACCCGCTGCTCACGACCTGAACTGGATCCAGTACCACAGTCTGGACGTGTTCGCTCTGCTACTTACTATAGTTCTCACTGTTGTCATGGTCACCGTTAAATGCTGCAAAGTCTGCTTCCGCAAGTGCTGTGGAATGATTTGGACAATGAAGATGAAGAGTGAGTGA
- the LOC106567841 gene encoding UDP-glucuronosyltransferase isoform X2: MAGGGVWLRGAAAGLVLSLCLVVSCRAGKLLVIPADGSHWTGMKPLVEELGRRGNQVVVVIPEVSGSLGPSEHTITLTYPVPYTRTQLQTIQRANLDTIMASDTSNDISRMWSYYQTLTVLRNYTRNNCDSLLSNQDMMQTLREQAFDAILTDPFEPLGVIVGALLSLPAIYIQNGLPCGTDLEASQCPSPPSYTPGRFTHFTDHMTLRQRSVNFLWALLRPLACRYLYSDVNVIASEILGRETTIPELMKKASLWLERNDFTFEFPRPLMPNMVMIGGMNFEEPNELPEDLQEFVDESGEDGFVVFTLGSLVSQMPEERAKQFFDAFSRIPQRVVWRYTGVVPENAPANVRVMKWLPQNDLLGHPKVKAFITHGGTHGIYEGICNGVPMVMLPLFGDQDDNVHRMAVRGVGEVLSVFDVTSDKLVEALNKVINDKSYKEKMLKLSTVHKDRPIEPLDLAVFWTEFVMRHGGANHLRPAAHDLNWIQYHSLDVFALLLTIVLTVVMVTVKCCKVCFRKCCGMIWTMKMKSE; the protein is encoded by the exons ATGGCTGGAGGAGGGGTATGGCTGAGGGGAGCAGCAGCAGGCctggtcctctctctgtgtctggtggtgtcCTGCCGGGCCGGTAAACTCCTGGTGATCCCAGCCGACGGCAGCCATTGGACGGGCATGAAACCATTGGTGGAGGAGCTGGGTCGCCGCGGAaaccaggtggtggtggtgattccAGAGGTAAGTGGCTCTCTGGGTCCATCGGAACACACCATCACACTGACCTACCCCGTGCCCTACACCCGGACCCAGCTCCAGACCATTCAGAGGGCCAACCTGGACACCATCATGGCCTCCGACACCTCCAACGACATCAGCAGGATGTGGAGCTACTACCAGACCCTGACGGTTCTCAGGAACTACACCCGTAACAATTGTGACAGCCTGCTATCCAACCAGGACATGATGCAGACTCTGAGGGAGCAGGCGTTTGATGCCATACTGACTGACCCCTTTGAGCCATTGGGTGTGATTGTAGGAGCactcctctccctgcctgccaTCTACATTCAGAATGGCCTGCCTTGTGGAACGGACCTTGAGGCCTCCCAGTGCCCCAGCCCCCCCTCCTACACCCCTGGACGCTTTACTCACTTCACTGATCACATGACCCTGAGGCAGAGGAGCGTCAACTTTCTTTGGGCATTGCTCCGCCCCCTGGCTTGCAG GTACCTGTACTCTGATGTCAACGTCATCGCCTCAGAGATCCTGGGCAGAGAGACCACCATCCCAGAGCTGATGAAGAAGGCATCACTGTGGCTGGAGCGCAACGACTTTACCTTCGAGTTCCCCAGGCCTCTGATGCCTAATATGGTGATGATCGGAGGAATGAACTTTGAGGAGCCAAATGAACTGCCAGAG GACCTGCAGGAGTTTGTGGATGAGTCAGGAGAGGATGGCTTCGTGGTCTTCACCCTGGGCTCTTTGGTCTCCCAGATGCCAGAGGAGAGAGCCAAGCAGTTCTTTGATGCCTTCAGCAGGATCCCTCAGAGG GTTGTGTGGAGGTACACAGGGGTGGTGCCTGAAAATGCTCCAGCCAACGTCAGAGTGATGAAGTGGCTTCCTCAGAATGATTTGCTGG GCCACCCCAAGGTCAAGGCCTTCATCACCCACGGAGGAACCCACGGTATTTACGAGGGGATCTGTAATGGCGTTCCCATGGTGATGCTGCCATTGTTTGGTGACCAGGATGACAACGTACACCGCATGGCAGTGAGGGGAGTAGGGGAGGTGCTCAGTGTGTTCGACGTCACCTCAGACAAACTGGTGGAAGCCCTCAACAAGGTCATCAATGACAAGAG TTACAAGGAGAAGATGCTAAAGCTGTCAACGGTGCATAAGGACCGTCCCATTGAGCCGCTGGACCTAGCCGTGTTCTGGACAGAGTTCGTGATGCGCCACGGAGGAGCCAACCACCTGAGACCCGCTGCTCACGACCTGAACTGGATCCAGTACCACAGTCTGGACGTGTTCGCTCTGCTACTTACTATAGTTCTCACTGTTGTCATGGTCACCGTTAAATGCTGCAAAGTCTGCTTCCGCAAGTGCTGTGGAATGATTTGGACAATGAAGATGAAGAGTGAGTGA